The nucleotide sequence CCACTTCTACAGATAACTGCTACTTTTTTATCTGGATTTAGCTTACTTTTTACCTCATTAACGAAATTTGGATTGATGCTTCCATCGCTATTTTTATAAGTAACCAAAACAGCTCCTTTTAATACGCCAGTTTGCGCCCATTCAGACGGAGTTCTAACATCTACTATTTGGATATCTTTATCATTTAAAATCTCCTCGTTAAAATCCACAGTAACAACTTCTCCAAATGCATAAATACTCAAAGTCATCAAAATCAACAAAATCTTTTTCATTCTCATATACTCCTATGATATTAAATAAAACGACTAAGCATATCAAATATTACTTTATAAAATATAAATTTAAAGCGATATCTTTATTTATAAATTTAGTTTATTTATCATTTTATTTATAAATTTAACTAAAAAATTAATTGATACATAATATACTAAATTATATTATATAAATAAAAATAAATTTATATATCTAAATTTTTGGAATTTATTATGGTATAATATGATTTTTAGGACTTCTTATAATTTATAAATTTGTAGAAAAATTATATACATAAATTATTTTGATATATAAAACTATAGTTTAATATATTTTAAATTATATAATACAACAAAAAAGGAGACTTATGAGTAACGCAAACGCATGGGACGATATGTCAAATTCTTACCCTCGCTACAATGATCCAGCGATGCAAAAAGATGTAAATTTTGTACTTAACTGGTGTGAGGAAATGGGTGTAAGCTTTAAAGGGAAAAGCATCATAGATATAGGTTGTGGAACAGGCGCTGTAGCGATCCCTCTTGCAAGTAAAGGTGCTAAAGTATGCGGTATAGATCTATCACCAGGTATGCTTGAAGTGTTAAAAAACGACGCTAAAACACTAAAAATAGACTCTTTAATAACAACTTTCGTAAGCGACTGGGATAGCTATGAGATAAAAGATAAATTCGATATAGTTTTAACCTCTTTAACTCCAGCTTTGCATAGCGATGAAAATGTTATAAAAGCATTTAGCGCAGCTAAAGATATCGGAATTTATATCGGATGGGGAGATTATAAAAAAAGCGAATTTCTTGATGCTTTGATGGATTCGCATAAGCAAACTCCACAAAAACCAGTACGAGGCTGTATAAAAGCGGCTCAATTTAAAGATATTTTAGAGAAAAACGGCATTTTGTTTAAAACTACATCTTTTGAAAGTTCATGGGAAAATAGGCTAAGTATAGATCAAGCTATAAATTACTCAAATGCGATACTAAAAAGGTGTGAGCTGATTCCAGATAGTAAAATTATAGATGAAGTTTTAGCAAAATTTAAGCAAGGCGATGAAGTAATTATGCGCACAGACGCTCAAAAAAGTATAATTTTATATGCGATTTCAGACTCTGCTAAGAAGAAATATTTCAGCTAAAATCCAAAAACTTTGCCGACTAAACTCTGTTGGCAAAGCTATTTTTGCTGCTTTTACTGCTAGATATTAAAATATATTAAGCTCCAAAACGCTTCACCATACCAGCTTCTTCTAAAAAACAACTTGGTTTGTAGTCTATTTTTCTGATTTTATCATACTTTGCATAGCTTAGATACAACTCATCTTTGGCTCTAGTAACCGCGACATAAAAAAGCCTTCTTTCTTCTTCTAAGCTCCCACCCATTCCCATAAGTTTTAAATTTGGAAAACGGTTCTGTGCTAGATCCACTACAAAAACCAAGCTAAACTCAAGACCTTTGCTAGCATGCACTGTTAATAAATTTACGCCCTCACCTTCGCTCATTTCAGTTCTTCCAAGAGTTAAAAAATTATAAAATATATCGCAGTAATTATGACGTTTGCTCATCTCTAAAAGCACTTTTGATTTTGCGTAAATTCTATCTTTGGCTTCATCTTTTAAATTTAAATCAATATTTCCGTTTTTCAAAGTAGCTCTTTTGGTAGCTAAAAAATCAACGATGATATGATACACTCCTGAGTTTATAACAGAATTAACAACTTCATATGAGCTCGTTTTTCCTTGTATCTGCATCAATAATTTATAAAGTTCGTATAAAAAAATCGCTCCGTTGGTATTTAAATTTGAATAATTTAAAACCGGATTTTCCATAAATTCTTTACTTAGATCAAGACCAGCAAATCTAGCGCTATCCATAAATTCACTAAAATCATCAAAAAGCCCTAACTGGTGATTCTTTTTTGAACGCTCATAAACTTTAACTGATTTATCGGGATTTAAAAGACCTTTTACAATGCTTTTATCGCCTAAAGCTAAAAGCGTATCAAATATCTCTTTTGCAGCGGCGTTTCCAACTCCTCTAACATACTCAAAAACGTGGATAAACGCCATAATATCTTTTGGATTTACATAAATTCCGATCAAATCTATAAGCGCTTTTATCTCTCGTGACTCAAAAAAGCTAACGCCGCCTTTTCTTTTACAGCTAATTCCTTGTTCTTTTAAAGCGACTTCAAGCCCATCCGCACTCGAATTATTGCGAAAAATTATCGCGATATCATCTTTTTTATAGTGGGAATTTAAAATAATCTCAGATATATTTTCATACTGCAAAAATAGCTCGTCATAAATAAGCAAACTCGGAGCTTTGAAATTTCCGATTCTGCTAACTGTAAGCTCTTTTGGATATAGACGCGGATTTTGCGCTATTACTTTATTTGCTAGGGCTAGTATCTTTGCGCTACTTCTATAATTTACATTTAAAGAATACACTTTGGCATCTTTATATCTTTGAGTAAAACTTCCTATTATATCGATGTTTGCGCCGTTAAAAGCATAAATACTTTGATCAAAGTCTCCCACGCAAAATAAGCTTTTTGCATTAAAAGCATCTATCAAAGATCCTTGAAGTGAGTTTGTATCTTGATACTCATCAACTAAAATTTCATCATAAAATACCCTTGCGCCCTTTCTTAGCTCATTTCTCATCTTAATGAGCAAATCATTAAAATCGGCGTAATTAAAACGTGATTTTTGCTCCTCAAATTCTCTTAAAATATCCTCATAAACCTCAGCATAGACACTTTGATCACTGTAGTTTTCACTGAACCAATCAGCAAAACTTTCATCATTCACACACGAATTGCAAAAAAGCGAATAAACATCATAAAGATATGCGCCACTGTAAGCTTTTACTTCACCTATCCTATGAAATTCGCGTCTTTCTACTAAGCTTTTTAAAAGCGTTTTTAGTTCGCTTGGCTGCTTTAAAATGACACCTTTATTTAACTTTTTTAGAAGCGAATTTGAAACAGAATGAAAAGTCCCAGCCATTATAGAACCAACCGTTTTTGCACTAAAATAACTTGATAATCTATCTATCATTTCGCTAGCGGCTTTATTTGTAAAAGTAAGTAGCAGTATCCGCTCTGGTTTCATACCTAAATTTAAAAGATGTGCTATACGAGCCACGATCGTGCTAGTTTTTCCAGTTCCTGCGCTAGCTATGACTAGATTGTACCCAGTTGGAGCAGTTGCGGCGGTGTATTGTTCGCGGTTTAGTTTGCTAAGCGCCATTTCATTCCTTAAATTTCAAAAGTAGCAATTGTATCAAACTAGTTCTTAAACTCTAGTCAAAAAGATAGAAAATACAGCACCTAAATAATCAAATTTAGATAAATTATGATATCCTTGATTTTTTATTTAAATTTATAAAGGAGAAAAATGCACTACTTTGTTTATCCAAATGGCAAACACTCGCATATACTAGCTTATAATCTAAACTTACTGGGTCATACATACTCATTTTTAGACGATTTTAAAACCGGTGCTAAGTTAGAAGAAAACTTAGAAAAAATAATAGGGGGGGGTACGGCGGTTCTTTTAGCTACAGATACTTGCACTTATAAATCTAGAGAAATAAGGGCTAAACTTATATCTAATCTAGAAAATCTAAATTTAACATGGGCTGATGGATTTGAATTTATAGCTGAAGATTTACTTAAATTTGAGAATATAAATTTAAAAAACAGTATTGCCATTCTTACTTACAGCATCTATGAAAATAGACATTTTGGCGATATTTTTGATATTCTTATAAAAAACAATCAAAATATTTTTATAGTAAATACAACAATAGAAAATTATAAAAAAGATAGAAATTTTATGGGATTAAAAAATATCTTGATACCTATGAATTGCTTAAAATATTACAATTTCAAAGTTCTACTTTCAAGCGTAAATGTTAGCTATCAAGGTGAATGTTTTGCGCATCAAAATACATTTGCCATGGTGTTTTCTCATCATATGACTATGTTAAGAAGCTATCTTATAGCACATAAATTTTGCGATATAACAAAAAAAGAGAGTATGGATACTTTCGGAACCGCTATAGGATGCTACTATATAGCTGCTATGAAAAGTGATGAGATCTATTTTAACGCTTTAAATAGCAAGGCAAAACTGTTAAAGCTGGGCTATCCAAATATCGATAAGCAAATTGCAAATTACACCCCAAAAGAGCCACAAAAATCTGTCTTAGTAATGTTTCATCATTTTAAATCATACAAAAAGATTATTGAAGCTATCGATAAACTTCTAAATTTAAAATATGAAGTTATATTTAGACCAAATCCTCACTTTCACAACCAAAAAGAAAATATAGAAATAACTAAGTTTTTTCAAGGCAAAAAAGGATTTATCTATGATGATTCCAAAAAACTTACAAATGAAACTCTACAAAAAGCCATTTGTTCTATAGGAGACTACTCTTCTACGATTTTTAGCTTTCCACTTACTACTCTTAAGCCTTGTATGCTATTTTATCCATCTGATATTATGGGATATGACTTTGAAAAAGAGAATATAAATGGAAAAATATTAAGTTTTGCAGATGAAAACTTACATATTATTTCTAGGAGCGTTGATGAATTAGTAAATAATATAGAAAATTTAAATTTAAAAGAGTGGAATAATAAAATACTTAAATACAGAAATGAAGAGATCTACAATCTTGGAAACTCGAGTCAGATT is from Campylobacter fetus subsp. testudinum 03-427 and encodes:
- a CDS encoding putative rhodanese-related sulfurtransferase (Pfam match to PF00581.16 Rhodanese); the protein is MKKILLILMTLSIYAFGEVVTVDFNEEILNDKDIQIVDVRTPSEWAQTGVLKGAVLVTYKNSDGSINPNFVNEVKSKLNPDKKVAVICRSGNRSRPASALLDEGGVKNVINIDGGMNKVVEKNIATIKP
- a CDS encoding SAM-dependent methyltransferase (Pfam match to PF13847.2 Methyltransf_31), which translates into the protein MSNANAWDDMSNSYPRYNDPAMQKDVNFVLNWCEEMGVSFKGKSIIDIGCGTGAVAIPLASKGAKVCGIDLSPGMLEVLKNDAKTLKIDSLITTFVSDWDSYEIKDKFDIVLTSLTPALHSDENVIKAFSAAKDIGIYIGWGDYKKSEFLDALMDSHKQTPQKPVRGCIKAAQFKDILEKNGILFKTTSFESSWENRLSIDQAINYSNAILKRCELIPDSKIIDEVLAKFKQGDEVIMRTDAQKSIILYAISDSAKKKYFS
- the rep gene encoding ATP-dependent DNA helicase (Pfam matches to PF13361.2 UvrD_C, and to PF00580.17 UvrD-helicase); its protein translation is MALSKLNREQYTAATAPTGYNLVIASAGTGKTSTIVARIAHLLNLGMKPERILLLTFTNKAASEMIDRLSSYFSAKTVGSIMAGTFHSVSNSLLKKLNKGVILKQPSELKTLLKSLVERREFHRIGEVKAYSGAYLYDVYSLFCNSCVNDESFADWFSENYSDQSVYAEVYEDILREFEEQKSRFNYADFNDLLIKMRNELRKGARVFYDEILVDEYQDTNSLQGSLIDAFNAKSLFCVGDFDQSIYAFNGANIDIIGSFTQRYKDAKVYSLNVNYRSSAKILALANKVIAQNPRLYPKELTVSRIGNFKAPSLLIYDELFLQYENISEIILNSHYKKDDIAIIFRNNSSADGLEVALKEQGISCKRKGGVSFFESREIKALIDLIGIYVNPKDIMAFIHVFEYVRGVGNAAAKEIFDTLLALGDKSIVKGLLNPDKSVKVYERSKKNHQLGLFDDFSEFMDSARFAGLDLSKEFMENPVLNYSNLNTNGAIFLYELYKLLMQIQGKTSSYEVVNSVINSGVYHIIVDFLATKRATLKNGNIDLNLKDEAKDRIYAKSKVLLEMSKRHNYCDIFYNFLTLGRTEMSEGEGVNLLTVHASKGLEFSLVFVVDLAQNRFPNLKLMGMGGSLEEERRLFYVAVTRAKDELYLSYAKYDKIRKIDYKPSCFLEEAGMVKRFGA